The Mesobacillus jeotgali genome window below encodes:
- a CDS encoding DUF429 domain-containing protein has protein sequence MRVIGIDLSGPRNHKDTVLTIFKQEGNHLQLVKWVNNLSDQDILKEVFEQSQLDELVIGIDAPLSYEDGGGDRKSDRELRKFIVSLGMRAGSIMPPTLNRMVYLTLRGIKLSREIENLKAAYPISLVEVHPGAIIGSRLSRQNIEYVLAYKKEQSARSFIRNLLTEQGLTQLPIEIEAESHSIDACAAALGAWHWKDPSYNEKWIYPACPPQHPYDYCC, from the coding sequence TTAAACAAGAGGGAAACCACCTGCAATTGGTTAAGTGGGTAAATAATTTAAGTGATCAGGATATATTGAAAGAGGTTTTTGAGCAAAGTCAATTAGATGAGCTCGTTATCGGGATTGATGCCCCATTGTCTTATGAAGACGGTGGTGGAGATAGAAAAAGTGATCGGGAGCTAAGAAAGTTTATTGTAAGTTTAGGGATGAGAGCTGGGTCAATCATGCCACCAACCTTAAATAGAATGGTGTATCTAACTTTAAGGGGAATAAAACTTAGCAGAGAAATAGAGAATCTAAAAGCCGCGTATCCAATTTCTTTAGTAGAAGTCCATCCAGGGGCCATAATTGGATCGAGACTGTCCAGACAAAATATTGAATATGTGTTGGCTTACAAAAAAGAACAATCAGCCAGAAGTTTTATTCGGAATTTGCTTACGGAGCAGGGACTTACACAATTACCTATTGAAATTGAAGCAGAAAGCCATTCTATCGATGCATGTGCAGCTGCTTTAGGTGCATGGCATTGGAAGGATCCTTCTTATAATGAAAAATGGATCTACCCGGCTTGCCCCCCGCAGCATCCTTATGACTATTGCTGTTAA
- a CDS encoding Nif3-like dinuclear metal center hexameric protein, translating to MDATYIVERINDLFNITNKKIFSSESGITYQADKRIKKLGYCVNLTLETIEEAKIQGVDMMVTHHDAWDEIYGLKEACIEKLAKYGISHYYNHLPLDDCNFGTNDSLLEKLNLEIVKRTHEWEGLHFGRVAEYDEEIEFNDLVKNIELLLEEPVKYWRFNDRKVKRVGLVCGNGAPTACLKEAVENECDVYITGECNLYTIQYAQFKGMNLIIGSHTFTEFFGIERLALKLNEHIKELEIVRLNEEHYEANMK from the coding sequence ATGGATGCAACATATATTGTTGAAAGAATTAATGATTTATTTAATATAACGAATAAGAAAATTTTTTCAAGTGAATCGGGGATTACATACCAGGCAGATAAAAGGATTAAGAAATTGGGATACTGTGTTAATCTAACGCTTGAAACGATAGAGGAAGCAAAGATTCAGGGTGTTGATATGATGGTGACACACCACGATGCCTGGGATGAAATATATGGATTAAAAGAGGCGTGCATAGAAAAACTAGCAAAATACGGCATAAGTCACTACTATAATCATTTGCCACTTGATGACTGTAACTTTGGCACAAATGATAGCTTATTAGAAAAATTGAATTTAGAAATTGTTAAGAGAACCCACGAATGGGAAGGGTTACATTTTGGCAGAGTCGCAGAGTATGATGAAGAAATAGAATTTAATGACTTAGTAAAAAATATTGAACTTCTGCTTGAAGAGCCAGTGAAATATTGGCGGTTCAATGACAGAAAGGTGAAGCGAGTGGGCTTGGTCTGTGGCAATGGAGCGCCAACAGCCTGCCTTAAGGAAGCAGTTGAAAATGAATGTGATGTATACATTACAGGTGAATGTAATTTGTATACGATTCAATATGCTCAGTTTAAAGGGATGAATTTGATCATTGGGAGTCATACTTTCACAGAATTCTTTGGAATTGAAAGGTTAGCATTGAAATTAAATGAGCATATAAAAGAACTTGAAATAGTGAGACTTAATGAAGAGCATTATGAAGCGAATATGAAATAA
- a CDS encoding CsxC family protein, with protein sequence MRDKENHNKGFSANINSCSNRNVEPDVNFDARISKVPVVLAEIEVSTSVKADITFPEDVLEIKDIKKRVVLVQCRLLVPTNQLFIKGYVEKNIRYAAAPKGWKWKSIESDIRSLTVKVPFECATPIREFITRPVNVRFNQRSEFDFLIKEPLPEGYPEKDELLTSDPSNYNQSSTQHYNELPYCNLVSSNIIEYDEATDRVPLHEGAIFEGSFRNIVEKMIVKFTIKLLQKQQVPIGGGAPGPTGPTGPTGPTGPSGAIGPIGETGPTGPTGATGPTGPTGPTGPTGPTGPTGPTGPTGPTGPTGPTGLTGPTGPTGPTGPTGPTGPTGPTGPTGPTGPTGPTGPTGPTGPTGPTGPTGPTGPTGPTGPTGPTGPTGPTGPTGPTGPTGPTGATGPTGPTGPTGPTGPTGPTGPTGPTGPTGPTGPTGPTGPTGPTGPTGPTGPTGPTGPTGPTGPTGPTGPTGPTGPTGPTGPTGPTGPTGPTGPTGPTGPTGPTGPTGPIGPTGPTGICECDELECTCTEQIRNVLLQIAGATGSVNVQINTENGGTVTGALAEPTQVGEGIVRLNDGTIVSICKIAWIRTPNTDFETIGIVPLNLPEPSEVSCEDDCEQEIRNALTIGTSYNVSAGGNATGNRRVNSKAVGIVFLGQQTGNVITTDTAVSTCDIEFADPQ encoded by the coding sequence TTGAGAGATAAAGAGAATCACAATAAGGGTTTTTCAGCGAATATTAATAGTTGTTCAAACAGAAACGTAGAACCTGATGTGAATTTTGATGCAAGGATAAGCAAGGTACCTGTAGTCCTAGCTGAGATTGAAGTTAGTACATCGGTTAAAGCTGACATTACCTTTCCAGAGGACGTACTGGAAATCAAGGATATAAAAAAGCGAGTAGTCCTTGTTCAATGTCGTCTGCTTGTGCCGACAAATCAGCTATTCATTAAAGGATATGTAGAAAAAAATATCAGATACGCTGCTGCACCAAAGGGATGGAAGTGGAAGTCTATAGAATCGGATATCCGATCTCTTACCGTGAAGGTTCCTTTTGAGTGTGCCACTCCAATCAGGGAGTTCATAACTCGTCCAGTAAACGTTCGATTTAATCAGCGCAGTGAATTTGATTTCCTGATTAAAGAACCTTTACCGGAAGGTTATCCTGAAAAAGATGAGCTGCTAACGAGCGACCCTTCAAATTATAATCAATCCAGTACTCAACACTATAATGAACTTCCATACTGCAATTTGGTATCCAGTAACATTATAGAATACGATGAAGCAACAGACAGGGTACCTTTACACGAGGGAGCTATATTTGAGGGATCCTTTAGGAACATCGTAGAGAAGATGATTGTCAAGTTTACAATCAAGCTGCTTCAGAAACAACAAGTCCCAATTGGTGGAGGAGCACCAGGGCCGACTGGGCCAACCGGACCAACAGGGCCGACGGGACCGAGCGGGGCAATTGGGCCAATCGGGGAAACGGGACCAACCGGACCAACCGGAGCAACGGGACCAACAGGGCCGACCGGACCAACAGGACCGACTGGGCCAACGGGACCAACAGGACCGACTGGGCCGACAGGACCAACGGGACCAACAGGGCCAACAGGGCTAACGGGACCGACGGGACCAACAGGGCCGACGGGGCCAACGGGACCAACAGGGCCAACAGGACCAACAGGGCCAACAGGACCAACCGGACCGACTGGGCCGACAGGACCGACAGGACCGACGGGACCAACGGGACCGACAGGACCAACCGGACCAACAGGGCCGACGGGACCAACAGGACCGACGGGACCAACAGGACCAACGGGACCAACCGGGCCAACAGGACCAACGGGACCAACCGGACCAACCGGAGCAACGGGACCAACAGGACCAACGGGACCAACAGGACCAACAGGGCCAACGGGGCCAACGGGACCAACCGGGCCAACAGGACCAACAGGACCGACAGGGCCAACAGGACCAACGGGACCAACCGGACCAACGGGACCAACAGGACCAACGGGACCAACCGGACCAACAGGGCCAACGGGGCCAACGGGACCAACCGGGCCAACAGGACCGACAGGACCAACGGGACCAACCGGGCCAACAGGACCGACGGGACCAACCGGACCGACTGGGCCGACAGGACCAACAGGACCGACAGGACCAACGGGACCAACCGGACCGACAGGACCAATTGGGCCAACGGGACCAACTGGAATATGTGAATGTGATGAACTTGAGTGTACTTGTACTGAACAAATCAGGAACGTTCTGTTGCAAATTGCTGGTGCGACAGGATCAGTTAACGTTCAAATAAATACTGAAAACGGTGGGACCGTGACAGGGGCATTAGCGGAACCAACGCAGGTTGGAGAAGGAATAGTAAGACTTAATGATGGAACTATTGTAAGTATTTGTAAGATAGCCTGGATTAGAACCCCTAATACTGATTTTGAAACAATAGGAATTGTACCACTGAATTTACCAGAACCATCTGAGGTTAGCTGTGAAGATGACTGTGAGCAGGAAATAAGAAATGCTTTAACGATTGGCACAAGTTATAATGTATCTGCTGGCGGAAATGCAACCGGCAATAGACGTGTAAATTCTAAAGCGGTTGGTATAGTATTCTTAGGACAACAAACAGGAAACGTTATTACAACAGATACAGCAGTTTCAACATGTGATATCGAATTTGCTGATCCACAGTAG
- a CDS encoding glycosyltransferase family 4 protein: MIQDLKLLEYEKRFSRLGLAEKQELRKRKNRKGKPHVVYAMSHVGVSGGVKMILEHTNRLKRAGISVSIVTHFEKPGWYPIEANYIQVPWDLELAKGIPPCDLIVATYWDHIQPCIETGIAPVVYFEQGDFHIFEYETMNNVLKKYIAKQFTLPEFIFTVSKSTADYIEEHYHRKAAVIPNAIDETVFSEHIVAYQHPKPYLLMVGAESAKFKGIADIIQAYNLLIEKEIDIDLLWVTPEEPSDDMKKKVTKYFTQPQQNTIASLYKGAAVYISGSHYESFSLPPLEAMACGCPVVVTNNKGVLEYAQDQENALICKMKNPKDIAEKVQKLLHDESLRKRLIEKGILTAKKYNWNEITRKLIDYYKEVCSFEVIPRNDISNWDIVLTEEMCLHKEDFVKFIKLLQSSKADFIQAPVVYDIDGFIQAARWEVVASRKHSEGTCIDRCYCPISPSNHLSILNEKAYRAFEKREWDEALEEFSELYTIQNEPLAKAVNFRWIILCLYRLQRTHEAKSKLKDWLENNSPHYSTELHFLQCLLEGRKDPSSYQNICLLGDVTSYNEYIFNVKGHLDKLK, encoded by the coding sequence ATGATACAAGATTTAAAGCTATTAGAATACGAAAAGAGATTTAGTCGGTTAGGGTTAGCGGAGAAGCAAGAACTGAGAAAAAGAAAAAACAGAAAAGGAAAACCGCATGTTGTGTATGCCATGAGCCATGTTGGAGTCAGTGGCGGAGTAAAAATGATCCTGGAGCATACAAACAGGTTGAAAAGAGCGGGGATTTCCGTTTCAATCGTTACTCATTTTGAAAAGCCAGGCTGGTATCCCATCGAGGCAAATTATATCCAAGTTCCATGGGACTTAGAATTAGCAAAAGGAATACCTCCATGTGATTTGATTGTTGCTACCTATTGGGACCATATTCAACCCTGCATAGAAACCGGAATTGCACCAGTTGTTTATTTTGAACAAGGCGATTTTCATATTTTCGAATATGAAACAATGAATAATGTTTTAAAGAAGTATATTGCTAAACAATTTACATTACCTGAATTTATTTTTACGGTATCAAAAAGTACCGCAGATTATATTGAGGAGCATTATCACAGAAAAGCAGCTGTTATTCCTAACGCCATAGATGAAACGGTCTTTTCCGAACATATAGTTGCGTATCAGCATCCCAAACCATATTTACTGATGGTAGGAGCCGAATCAGCAAAATTTAAAGGAATTGCTGACATCATTCAGGCCTACAATCTCTTAATTGAGAAAGAAATAGATATAGATTTACTTTGGGTCACCCCGGAAGAACCTTCTGATGATATGAAGAAAAAAGTAACAAAATATTTTACTCAACCACAACAGAATACGATTGCTAGTTTATATAAAGGAGCCGCTGTTTATATATCCGGATCACATTATGAGAGTTTTTCTTTGCCGCCATTGGAAGCTATGGCCTGTGGCTGTCCAGTTGTGGTCACGAACAATAAAGGGGTATTGGAATATGCGCAGGACCAGGAGAATGCTCTTATTTGTAAAATGAAGAATCCTAAGGATATAGCAGAAAAGGTTCAAAAGCTGTTACACGATGAAAGTTTAAGGAAGAGACTGATCGAGAAGGGGATTTTAACAGCAAAAAAATATAACTGGAACGAAATAACACGGAAATTAATTGATTATTATAAAGAAGTTTGTTCATTCGAAGTCATTCCAAGGAATGATATTAGCAATTGGGATATTGTCCTAACAGAAGAGATGTGTCTTCATAAAGAGGACTTTGTTAAGTTTATAAAACTCTTACAATCCTCCAAAGCTGATTTCATTCAGGCACCAGTTGTCTATGACATAGATGGCTTTATCCAGGCAGCCAGATGGGAAGTGGTTGCAAGCCGAAAACATTCAGAGGGTACATGTATTGATCGATGCTATTGCCCTATATCTCCATCCAATCACCTTTCAATATTAAACGAAAAGGCCTATCGGGCGTTTGAAAAAAGGGAATGGGATGAAGCCTTAGAGGAATTTTCGGAACTTTATACTATACAAAATGAACCACTCGCTAAAGCTGTTAACTTTCGATGGATCATACTGTGTTTATATCGTCTTCAGAGGACACATGAAGCAAAGTCAAAACTGAAAGACTGGCTTGAGAACAACTCTCCTCATTATTCTACTGAACTTCATTTTCTTCAGTGTCTTCTTGAGGGCAGAAAAGACCCATCTTCTTATCAAAACATTTGTTTACTGGGCGATGTGACCTCTTATAATGAATATATTTTTAATGTAAAAGGTCATTTGGATAAGTTGAAATAA
- a CDS encoding GT-D fold domain-containing glycosyltransferase, translated as MINFSKQEWEDMKKFGHIEKGNEKNIAVEGLYYGGDKIVGDRIKKYEYVPFSIEEIIHAGLSNLKDKKVKLKNANDIAQEIRKALHESAGYSVIRLGDGELIFLSHDVLNPTDSITNNPRFNFLSYAGVQLPNHGLRDHLTEALLEADALGIPIARYPTFQNLFTKLSKHYKWNLEKMNLVSSNIHFEILKYTTLLDEILKNYKVLLIGNRMAEGVEYFKKLGYENVVGNIPVKGINSVPSVIEQASQFDYDVALVSAGIPANLICVNLAKSNKIAIDFGHTIDWLLSGDFNIKSFDNGAINSSNCFDIAYYYFSWDDFKTAAFWYEKIVELEKSSTKKSVQNLTIAHIQLAVCYWELGDLQTAYEHNEQARILAPNDPSVLQNKNFFEGQLKK; from the coding sequence GTGATTAACTTTTCAAAGCAAGAATGGGAAGATATGAAAAAATTCGGGCATATTGAGAAAGGAAATGAGAAAAACATAGCTGTTGAAGGCCTTTACTATGGCGGGGATAAAATAGTTGGTGACCGTATAAAAAAATATGAATATGTTCCTTTCAGTATCGAAGAAATTATTCATGCGGGGTTATCAAATTTAAAGGACAAAAAGGTGAAACTAAAAAATGCAAATGATATTGCACAAGAGATAAGAAAAGCATTACATGAAAGTGCTGGTTATTCGGTAATTCGTTTAGGAGACGGTGAGTTGATTTTCCTGTCGCACGATGTCCTTAATCCTACTGATTCCATTACAAATAATCCGCGCTTTAACTTCTTATCCTATGCAGGAGTTCAATTGCCGAATCATGGACTTCGTGATCACCTAACAGAGGCTTTATTAGAAGCTGATGCTTTGGGGATTCCAATAGCAAGGTATCCAACCTTTCAAAACTTATTTACGAAGCTGTCAAAACACTATAAATGGAATTTGGAAAAGATGAATTTGGTGAGTTCCAATATTCATTTTGAAATTCTAAAATATACAACCCTATTAGATGAAATCCTGAAGAATTATAAAGTTCTGTTGATTGGCAATAGAATGGCAGAAGGTGTGGAATACTTCAAAAAATTGGGGTATGAAAATGTTGTGGGTAATATCCCGGTGAAAGGCATCAATAGTGTGCCAAGTGTAATAGAGCAAGCTAGTCAATTCGATTACGATGTTGCTCTTGTTTCCGCAGGAATCCCGGCCAACCTAATATGTGTCAACCTTGCAAAAAGCAATAAGATTGCAATCGATTTCGGCCACACAATTGATTGGCTTTTATCAGGGGATTTTAATATAAAATCATTTGATAACGGCGCAATCAACTCATCCAATTGTTTTGACATCGCATATTATTATTTTAGCTGGGACGACTTTAAAACGGCCGCTTTTTGGTATGAGAAAATCGTAGAGTTGGAAAAATCCTCAACAAAGAAGTCTGTTCAAAATTTGACGATTGCTCATATACAGCTTGCTGTCTGCTATTGGGAGTTAGGGGACCTGCAAACTGCATATGAACATAATGAACAGGCAAGAATCCTCGCACCAAATGATCCAAGTGTCCTTCAAAATAAGAACTTCTTTGAAGGGCAGTTAAAAAAATGA
- a CDS encoding glycosyltransferase, protein MISVIIPVYNGEGFIKDTVNSILNQTIEDIEIIIVNDGSTDATEEILQTIQDKRIKYFKQENKGAAAAKNLGLKHCQGNFITFHDSDDLSLPNRFEKLLEGFHGNIGFVHSDMLLINETNQPIGYWQSSNIQPDDVFSFFLNVGTPFNNGTILYRREVLENQHFNPYKIGEDTEFVIKIAMKHASYHIHAPLYLYRRHSGNSTKGFSYEQLAEHIKGIIQNTDYNEQLNDIISVNGNKEKCQLKAHLIMGEALASRGMIQEGYKFFETAIPLIKDQMDRDFFEGMKALVEKRYEDAIRIFGGFQTKDHIIENYLGEAFLSIKNFNKAYKHFFNALINKPNYGTPLQNLKALGQLNSHHLVCQYKHKF, encoded by the coding sequence ATGATCAGCGTCATTATACCTGTATATAATGGAGAAGGATTTATTAAAGATACAGTTAATAGCATTTTGAATCAGACAATCGAAGATATTGAAATAATCATTGTGAATGATGGGTCAACAGATGCTACTGAAGAGATTTTACAAACCATTCAGGACAAACGAATAAAATATTTTAAACAAGAGAACAAAGGTGCAGCAGCAGCGAAAAATTTAGGCTTGAAGCATTGCCAGGGAAACTTCATAACCTTTCATGATTCTGATGACCTGTCATTGCCTAACCGATTTGAAAAGCTATTGGAGGGCTTTCACGGTAATATTGGTTTTGTCCATTCCGATATGTTACTGATCAATGAAACAAACCAGCCTATTGGATACTGGCAATCTAGCAATATTCAACCCGATGATGTATTTTCTTTTTTTCTTAATGTAGGAACTCCATTTAATAATGGGACTATTTTATATCGGAGAGAAGTATTGGAGAACCAACACTTTAATCCTTACAAAATAGGAGAGGATACAGAGTTTGTCATAAAAATTGCAATGAAGCATGCATCTTATCACATACATGCACCACTGTACCTATATCGGAGACACTCAGGTAATTCAACAAAAGGCTTTAGCTATGAACAATTAGCAGAGCATATTAAAGGGATTATACAAAACACTGATTACAATGAACAACTGAATGACATAATTTCAGTTAATGGCAATAAAGAAAAATGCCAGTTGAAAGCTCATTTGATAATGGGTGAAGCCCTTGCCAGCAGGGGAATGATACAAGAAGGATATAAATTTTTTGAAACAGCTATTCCATTAATAAAAGACCAAATGGACCGTGACTTTTTTGAAGGGATGAAGGCATTAGTTGAGAAAAGGTATGAAGATGCAATAAGAATCTTTGGGGGATTTCAAACCAAAGATCATATTATTGAAAATTATCTTGGAGAAGCTTTTTTATCTATAAAAAATTTCAATAAAGCCTACAAGCATTTCTTTAACGCACTCATTAATAAACCTAATTATGGAACACCATTGCAAAACCTAAAAGCATTAGGTCAATTAAACAGCCATCATTTGGTCTGTCAATATAAGCATAAGTTTTAA
- a CDS encoding tRNA-dihydrouridine synthase encodes MKENFWRDLPRPFFILAPMEEVTDVVFRHVVSEAARPDVFFTEFTNSESYCHPDGIQSVRGRLTFTDDEQPIVAHIWGDKPENFRKMSIGMAEMGFKGLDINMGCPVPNVVQNGKGSGLICHPDVAAELIQAAKAGGLPVSVKTRLGFSEVDEWKSWLRHILEQDIANLSIHLRTRDEMSKVPAHWELIPEIKKLRDEVAPDTLLTINGDIPDRQTGLKLVEQYGVDGVMIGRGIFHNPFAFEKEKKDHTSEELLDLLRLHMDLHDKYSHLELRPFTALHRFFKIYVKGFHGASGLRNQLMNTKSTDEVRELLGEFASKNLD; translated from the coding sequence ATGAAAGAGAATTTCTGGCGTGATTTACCACGACCATTTTTTATATTGGCACCAATGGAAGAAGTGACGGATGTTGTGTTCCGTCATGTAGTGAGTGAAGCGGCAAGACCGGATGTGTTTTTTACTGAGTTTACTAATAGTGAAAGTTATTGTCATCCAGATGGCATTCAAAGTGTACGGGGGCGTTTGACTTTTACAGATGATGAACAGCCGATTGTCGCGCATATATGGGGGGACAAGCCTGAAAACTTCCGGAAAATGAGCATCGGGATGGCGGAAATGGGTTTCAAGGGTCTGGATATCAATATGGGCTGTCCTGTTCCCAATGTGGTGCAAAACGGGAAGGGAAGCGGCTTGATCTGCCATCCGGACGTTGCAGCAGAATTAATCCAGGCAGCAAAAGCCGGAGGATTGCCAGTCAGTGTAAAGACAAGGCTTGGTTTCTCAGAAGTAGACGAGTGGAAGAGCTGGCTGAGACACATTTTGGAACAAGACATTGCTAATCTTTCCATTCACCTGCGCACAAGGGATGAAATGAGTAAAGTGCCTGCGCATTGGGAGCTGATTCCGGAGATCAAGAAACTTCGTGACGAGGTGGCACCGGATACCCTTTTGACGATCAATGGGGACATCCCTGACCGCCAGACTGGCTTGAAGTTGGTTGAGCAGTATGGTGTTGATGGGGTTATGATTGGGCGCGGAATTTTCCATAATCCATTTGCCTTTGAAAAGGAGAAGAAAGACCATACTAGTGAGGAATTGCTTGACCTCTTAAGATTGCATATGGACCTGCATGACAAGTATTCGCATTTAGAGCTGCGACCGTTCACGGCTCTTCATCGCTTTTTCAAAATCTATGTAAAAGGATTCCACGGGGCGAGTGGATTAAGAAATCAATTGATGAATACGAAGTCAACAGATGAAGTGCGTGAATTGCTTGGTGAGTTTGCGTCAAAAAATCTTGATTAA
- a CDS encoding DUF6143 family protein: protein MHDQEMTGMNFKSMESEKHLNEVTVLPENVYHSYLGEYFLGQTDLISFGGGFNGWGGLVNPADSNVNIFLNAYTISNYSNEPLTTEAWIGSILPGNGKTSPHVAAGNQALNPPPIPKIDIKSASFLSGKPSRGTNAFVRRVEPITTLTKHDFQGMFIIPPGSSISLFFLSPGKRQAHARVAFGWWEEKA from the coding sequence ATGCATGATCAAGAGATGACTGGCATGAACTTCAAGTCAATGGAAAGCGAAAAACATCTCAATGAGGTCACCGTACTGCCCGAAAATGTATATCACTCCTATCTCGGTGAATACTTTCTCGGTCAAACAGATCTGATATCCTTCGGAGGTGGATTCAATGGATGGGGCGGACTGGTCAACCCGGCGGACTCCAATGTGAATATATTTTTGAACGCCTATACCATCAGCAACTATTCAAATGAGCCGTTAACCACTGAAGCCTGGATTGGCAGCATCCTTCCCGGAAACGGAAAAACTTCGCCGCATGTCGCTGCCGGGAACCAAGCCTTAAATCCCCCGCCAATACCCAAGATTGATATTAAAAGCGCCAGCTTCCTTTCAGGAAAGCCAAGCAGGGGTACTAACGCCTTTGTACGAAGGGTTGAGCCGATCACGACCCTTACAAAACATGACTTTCAAGGTATGTTTATCATCCCTCCAGGAAGTTCCATTTCCTTATTCTTTCTGTCACCGGGGAAAAGGCAGGCCCATGCAAGAGTTGCCTTTGGCTGGTGGGAGGAAAAAGCATAA
- a CDS encoding DUF6143 family protein: MPNEMDKQTLEVVNVTSPALNSRRGKYFIGKTGLLNFGGGYYAWGGIVNPVDSGVNVYIDIFTITNFSNQNFISEIWLNAAPPRNAAISSHVVPTNQAISPSPLPKAVMKYAGHSAEPMTKGVNIFDRIVNQNSTLVSDSHNGSIIIGPGDSFSILLRPPGYPYISGTIVLTWWEEAANA; this comes from the coding sequence ATGCCAAATGAAATGGATAAACAGACATTAGAAGTGGTGAACGTAACAAGTCCAGCCTTAAATTCAAGGCGCGGAAAATACTTTATCGGCAAAACCGGATTACTGAATTTCGGCGGCGGATATTACGCCTGGGGTGGAATCGTAAATCCCGTTGATTCTGGAGTCAATGTGTATATCGATATTTTTACGATCACAAACTTTTCAAACCAAAATTTCATAAGTGAAATCTGGCTAAACGCCGCCCCTCCAAGAAATGCAGCAATCTCGTCCCATGTAGTGCCAACAAACCAGGCGATTTCACCTTCTCCACTTCCAAAGGCAGTCATGAAATATGCTGGACATTCTGCTGAGCCCATGACCAAAGGTGTGAATATATTTGATCGAATTGTTAACCAAAATTCCACCCTTGTAAGCGATTCGCACAACGGCTCAATCATTATTGGTCCCGGAGACTCTTTCTCCATACTTCTTAGGCCGCCGGGTTATCCATACATCTCAGGAACAATCGTTTTGACCTGGTGGGAGGAAGCGGCCAATGCATGA